The Nitratidesulfovibrio sp. SRB-5 genome includes a window with the following:
- a CDS encoding calcium-binding protein: MILSPISGYLLRESQERQQEARRARYGTGPVSLRGSLTDAYDTVSTRTPDVVFEFGDVSRARQNQDDAYGYLLAGGDVLRGGKPITHVTKSGLLVEVGPTPVRGQDGSTTMGWAVSFSRNGELVGAGLIRKDTRVVENADGTVSLEAAPDGETLDGTGDDDFFIRLSDRQVHAGGGDDVVISLGGSGGVDGGTGNDAILGMFRGVAAEGPEGLTLLDGGEGDDLIRADNGVHVALVGGTGNDTLDGAVAHSLVRGGAGDDTLKGEAHYAVMDGEDGNDLYKMDMAAWSQVAGGNGDDALTGTFLRSGMAGGEGDDTFDGRFQVSDLLGESGDDTFRGMYERGRADGGEGDDAFAVDAAHTTEFAGGAGDDTLRAVTSFFASYDGGEGHDVVELGRRRRLSPSGDYVPGGLSHVGWKVEGLAGDYYAEGDLAHNTVRGGEGADDLTVYGAPDDRRGLDDPARVSGGKGRDVVAIYGAMQRLGQLYGEEEDGEMGVLLLPYV; this comes from the coding sequence ATGATCCTTTCCCCCATCTCCGGCTACCTGCTGCGCGAATCGCAGGAACGGCAGCAGGAGGCCCGCCGCGCCCGGTACGGCACCGGCCCGGTAAGCCTGCGCGGCAGCCTGACCGACGCCTACGACACCGTGTCCACCCGCACGCCCGATGTGGTGTTCGAGTTCGGCGACGTTTCGCGTGCGCGTCAGAATCAGGATGACGCCTACGGCTATCTTCTGGCCGGGGGCGACGTGCTGCGGGGGGGCAAACCCATCACGCACGTGACGAAATCCGGCCTGCTGGTTGAGGTGGGGCCCACGCCCGTTCGTGGTCAGGACGGCAGCACGACCATGGGGTGGGCCGTATCGTTCAGCCGCAACGGTGAACTGGTGGGTGCCGGCCTTATCCGGAAGGATACCCGGGTGGTGGAAAATGCCGACGGCACGGTGAGCCTGGAGGCGGCACCCGACGGCGAAACCCTGGACGGCACCGGGGACGACGACTTTTTCATCCGGCTGAGCGACCGTCAGGTGCACGCGGGTGGCGGTGACGACGTGGTCATCTCGCTGGGCGGCAGCGGCGGGGTGGACGGCGGCACCGGCAACGATGCCATTCTGGGCATGTTCCGGGGCGTGGCCGCCGAAGGCCCCGAAGGGCTGACACTGCTCGACGGGGGCGAGGGCGATGACCTGATCCGCGCCGACAACGGCGTGCACGTGGCGCTGGTTGGCGGCACCGGCAATGACACCCTGGACGGCGCCGTGGCCCATTCGCTGGTGCGCGGCGGCGCGGGCGACGACACGCTGAAGGGCGAGGCGCACTACGCGGTCATGGACGGGGAGGACGGCAATGACCTGTATAAAATGGACATGGCCGCCTGGTCGCAGGTGGCGGGCGGCAACGGCGACGACGCGCTGACCGGCACGTTCCTGCGTTCCGGCATGGCGGGTGGCGAAGGGGACGACACCTTTGATGGCCGGTTCCAGGTCTCCGACCTGCTGGGCGAGTCGGGGGATGATACCTTTCGGGGGATGTACGAGCGCGGCAGGGCAGACGGAGGCGAAGGCGACGACGCCTTTGCCGTGGACGCGGCGCACACCACGGAGTTTGCGGGCGGGGCAGGAGACGACACCCTGCGTGCCGTGACATCGTTTTTCGCCAGCTATGACGGCGGCGAAGGACACGACGTGGTGGAACTGGGGCGCAGGCGGCGGCTCAGTCCATCGGGTGACTACGTGCCGGGTGGCCTGTCGCACGTGGGCTGGAAGGTCGAGGGTCTTGCGGGCGACTATTACGCTGAAGGAGACCTGGCCCACAACACGGTGCGCGGCGGCGAGGGCGCGGACGACCTGACCGTGTACGGGGCGCCGGACGACCGGCGCGGGCTGGATGATCCCGCGCGGGTCAGCGGAGGCAAGGGGCGCGACGTGGTGGCCATCTACGGGGCCATGCAGCGGTTGGGGCAGTTGTACGGAGAAGAGGAAGACGGAGAAATGGGGGTGCTGCTGCTGCCGTACGTGTAG
- a CDS encoding DUF748 domain-containing protein, which translates to MSAKPEKSRSGWSPTAIAVRGKAWWALRRVRRWTYTVVAIVAAWGVLAGLAMPPLLRGVLEDQLSDKLRVRCAVEKVRFNPYSWALSIQGVRVPNPTGDGDMLTFDALEFSPGLSAALRLAPVLAYVRLVNPVVYVAHFGDGRYSFSEFIPADGDGEGGKQDRADRADEASKPLFPFAASNFEVVNGTVIFHDAPQKTIHTITELQFVVPFTSTMERDRERIITPSLNATVDGRALNVQGRLLPFAEHLRTEFDVVTDEVDLTQYREYLAAFTPLRLESGRLGVNLKLVVEQPAAHDVEFGLAGSVTLNDLRVNAPDGKEAVLGLTSGVVEVEEFSLLDRHVDVRRVALDGLLARVGRLADGSIDWLGFVAPAGGKRQGPEQSKQDQAKQVQAKQDRAGQVDGARNDRQNGPQNGTMAANAAVASSGANGTGAGGATVKNPASPPASGTAADQLPFVVNVHTLGLRDATVVWKDASVPGGAVVRLSGLDATLTDFATPGGKQQPKGGGAFTASLRMDGGGAAGEAAKPGAGGKPGAGAGTLKAEGTLTLEPLGVTLRLDARDLPLLPVRGYLAQAVPALSLDAGAAGVQGEMDLSLAAPDAPGLVVRKGAAQVSGLVLSLSGALADQKQPSVSLSKLDVADTSVDLAARNVAVGPVTLTRPDVRVVRGKDGAIDLAALAGGTAPAESAKSQPTGARSVRGKGQERPAARGASRTAPQKPAATPEGPEWQVSVASLRVDEGRVTFEDRQPRDAGALSLEGMRLVTGPLSLQRGAPLDVDFSARWQKQGTIGIKAKGTAQPLHMTVDSRLAKVDLRPLDPYLGEATDLLFGSGEVSSELKVALREQPAPATPAGRARRASPSGGQGAEPALEVSVEGAARLDNLSLKLAGGKQELASLRRFAVRGLRFGQQPSGDLSLRVQEVGLEKPKLSVMVFKDGSTSISRAMGAKPPAAAKDAKSPADAKDAKASAAEKDAKASAGATAQPPKAASGPATDSASPPPAPSAASGSSGAPVPGDGTEVVARPNAGPFTTLEVGSLSISGGALRFRDERMSPAYAAEVSDIEGRISGVSLDPASRAEVQLRAGIEGVPVLVGGTVNPLIHPVFADMRFTMSGLDLVPLSPYAVQYIAYPVEHGRFSADVAVKAENWVLDADNHFTLSQIELGSKDNRPDAPNYPVKLGLALLQDMSGNVDLRLPVKGRLDDPEFRLGGVVMQAVLNLMVKVVTSPFALVGSVLSLGSGGRDMRYVEFPPGVATLNEAAEKDLRAVVEVLRQRPRLKLEVQGAAEPDGDTRGLKEQALLRALREAKHASLSRAERARVNVDDLVIDKDEYEDLLDEVYKDAPFEKPRNVVGFTKSQPVDVMEAALKEHHEVTPEALKELATARSKAVRDKLLEIDPTLGERVFLAGAKVAPAAGGNGGTGGDGAKGGGSRVNLGLQ; encoded by the coding sequence ATGAGCGCGAAGCCGGAAAAGAGTCGGTCGGGGTGGTCGCCAACAGCCATTGCAGTGCGCGGCAAGGCGTGGTGGGCCCTGCGGAGGGTGCGCCGCTGGACGTACACCGTTGTCGCCATCGTCGCGGCCTGGGGCGTGCTGGCCGGGTTGGCCATGCCGCCGCTGTTGCGCGGCGTGCTGGAAGACCAGCTGTCCGACAAGCTGCGGGTGCGCTGCGCCGTGGAAAAGGTGCGCTTCAACCCCTATTCGTGGGCGCTGTCCATTCAGGGCGTGCGCGTGCCCAACCCTACCGGCGACGGCGACATGCTGACCTTCGACGCGCTGGAATTCTCGCCCGGCCTTTCCGCCGCGTTGCGCCTTGCGCCGGTGCTGGCCTACGTGCGGCTGGTGAACCCGGTGGTGTACGTGGCCCATTTCGGTGACGGGCGCTATTCCTTTTCGGAATTCATTCCCGCGGACGGAGACGGCGAGGGCGGCAAGCAGGACCGTGCGGATCGCGCGGACGAGGCGAGCAAACCGCTGTTCCCCTTTGCTGCCAGCAATTTCGAGGTGGTCAACGGCACGGTGATCTTTCACGACGCGCCGCAGAAGACCATCCACACCATCACGGAATTGCAGTTCGTGGTGCCGTTCACCTCCACCATGGAACGTGACCGCGAGCGGATCATCACCCCCAGCCTCAACGCCACCGTGGACGGCAGGGCGCTGAACGTGCAGGGGCGGTTGCTGCCCTTTGCCGAGCACCTGCGCACCGAGTTCGACGTGGTCACCGATGAGGTGGACCTGACCCAGTACCGCGAATACCTGGCCGCGTTCACACCGCTGCGCCTGGAATCGGGGCGGCTGGGCGTGAACCTGAAACTGGTGGTGGAGCAGCCCGCCGCGCACGACGTGGAGTTCGGGCTGGCGGGGTCCGTGACCCTGAACGACCTGCGCGTGAACGCGCCCGACGGCAAGGAGGCGGTGTTGGGGCTGACCTCCGGCGTGGTGGAGGTGGAGGAATTTTCGCTGCTGGATCGGCACGTGGACGTGCGCCGGGTTGCCCTGGACGGGTTGCTGGCGCGGGTGGGACGGTTGGCCGACGGCAGCATCGACTGGCTGGGCTTCGTTGCCCCGGCGGGCGGGAAGCGGCAGGGGCCAGAGCAGTCCAAACAGGATCAGGCAAAACAGGTTCAGGCGAAACAGGATAGGGCAGGGCAGGTCGACGGCGCACGGAATGATCGCCAGAACGGCCCGCAGAATGGAACCATGGCCGCCAATGCCGCCGTTGCGTCCAGCGGGGCCAATGGAACGGGGGCGGGCGGAGCGACAGTGAAGAACCCGGCGTCGCCCCCGGCTTCGGGCACAGCGGCGGACCAGCTGCCTTTCGTGGTCAACGTGCACACCCTGGGCCTGCGCGATGCCACGGTGGTCTGGAAGGATGCCTCGGTGCCGGGCGGCGCGGTGGTGCGCCTGAGCGGCCTTGATGCGACCCTGACCGATTTCGCCACGCCCGGCGGCAAGCAGCAGCCCAAGGGCGGCGGGGCGTTCACCGCGTCGCTGCGCATGGACGGCGGCGGCGCGGCGGGTGAAGCCGCCAAACCCGGCGCCGGTGGCAAACCGGGCGCAGGCGCGGGCACCCTGAAGGCCGAAGGCACGCTGACATTGGAACCGCTGGGTGTCACCCTGCGGCTGGACGCGCGCGACCTGCCCCTGCTGCCGGTGCGCGGCTACCTGGCCCAGGCGGTGCCTGCCCTGTCGCTGGATGCAGGGGCGGCGGGCGTGCAGGGCGAGATGGACCTTTCGCTGGCCGCGCCGGATGCACCGGGGCTTGTGGTGCGCAAGGGCGCGGCGCAGGTGTCGGGTCTTGTCCTGTCACTTTCGGGGGCACTTGCCGACCAGAAGCAGCCGTCCGTGAGCCTGAGCAAGCTGGATGTGGCCGACACCTCGGTGGACCTTGCAGCGCGCAACGTGGCCGTGGGGCCGGTGACGTTGACCAGGCCCGACGTGCGGGTGGTGCGCGGCAAGGACGGCGCCATCGACCTTGCCGCGCTGGCGGGGGGAACCGCACCGGCGGAGTCCGCCAAGTCGCAACCAACCGGGGCCCGATCCGTACGGGGCAAGGGGCAGGAACGCCCGGCGGCGCGCGGGGCTTCACGCACCGCGCCGCAGAAACCCGCCGCCACGCCGGAAGGGCCGGAGTGGCAGGTGTCCGTGGCCTCCCTGCGTGTGGACGAGGGCCGCGTGACCTTCGAGGACCGGCAGCCAAGGGATGCGGGCGCGCTTTCCCTGGAAGGGATGCGTCTGGTCACCGGCCCGCTGTCGCTGCAACGCGGTGCGCCGCTGGACGTGGATTTTTCCGCGCGCTGGCAGAAGCAGGGCACCATCGGCATCAAGGCCAAGGGCACGGCGCAGCCGCTGCACATGACCGTGGACAGCAGGTTGGCCAAGGTGGACCTACGCCCGCTGGACCCGTACCTGGGCGAGGCGACCGACCTGCTGTTCGGCAGCGGGGAGGTATCGTCGGAACTCAAGGTGGCCCTGCGCGAGCAGCCCGCCCCGGCAACTCCGGCAGGCAGGGCACGCCGCGCGTCCCCATCCGGCGGACAGGGGGCGGAACCGGCGCTGGAGGTCAGCGTGGAGGGCGCGGCCCGGCTGGACAATCTGTCGCTGAAGCTGGCCGGGGGCAAGCAGGAGCTTGCCTCGCTGCGACGGTTTGCGGTGCGCGGGCTGCGCTTCGGCCAGCAGCCTTCGGGCGACCTTTCCCTGCGCGTGCAGGAAGTGGGGCTGGAAAAGCCCAAGCTTTCGGTGATGGTGTTCAAGGACGGCTCCACCAGCATCAGCCGGGCCATGGGGGCGAAGCCCCCTGCGGCGGCGAAGGACGCGAAGTCCCCGGCAGACGCAAAGGACGCGAAGGCTTCGGCAGCGGAGAAGGACGCGAAGGCTTCGGCAGGCGCCACCGCGCAGCCTCCCAAGGCTGCGTCCGGTCCCGCCACGGATTCGGCATCGCCGCCACCCGCGCCTTCCGCCGCCTCTGGTTCCTCTGGTGCGCCCGTACCCGGCGACGGTACGGAGGTCGTGGCGCGTCCCAACGCCGGGCCGTTCACCACGCTGGAGGTGGGCAGCCTGTCCATTTCCGGCGGAGCGTTGCGCTTCCGCGACGAGCGCATGTCCCCGGCCTATGCCGCCGAAGTGTCCGACATCGAGGGGCGCATCTCCGGCGTCTCGCTGGACCCGGCCTCGCGGGCCGAGGTGCAGTTGCGCGCGGGCATCGAAGGGGTGCCGGTGCTGGTGGGCGGCACGGTGAACCCGCTCATTCATCCCGTGTTCGCGGACATGCGTTTCACCATGTCCGGGCTGGATCTGGTGCCCCTGTCGCCCTACGCGGTGCAGTACATTGCCTATCCCGTGGAACACGGGCGCTTTTCCGCCGACGTGGCCGTAAAGGCGGAAAACTGGGTGCTGGACGCCGACAACCATTTCACCCTCAGCCAGATCGAACTGGGCAGCAAGGACAACAGGCCCGATGCGCCCAACTACCCGGTAAAGCTGGGGCTGGCCCTGTTGCAGGACATGAGCGGCAACGTGGACCTGCGCCTGCCCGTGAAGGGGCGGCTGGACGACCCGGAATTCCGCCTGGGCGGCGTGGTCATGCAGGCCGTGCTGAACCTGATGGTCAAGGTGGTCACCTCGCCCTTCGCGCTGGTGGGCAGCGTGCTCAGTCTGGGGTCCGGCGGCAGGGACATGCGCTACGTGGAATTTCCGCCCGGCGTCGCAACGCTGAACGAGGCGGCGGAAAAGGATCTGCGCGCCGTGGTCGAGGTGTTGCGCCAGCGTCCGCGCCTGAAGCTGGAAGTGCAGGGCGCGGCGGAACCGGATGGCGACACGCGCGGCCTGAAGGAACAGGCCCTGCTGCGCGCCCTGCGCGAGGCCAAGCACGCCTCGCTGTCGCGCGCCGAGCGGGCGCGGGTGAACGTGGACGATCTGGTCATCGACAAGGACGAATACGAGGATCTGCTGGACGAGGTGTACAAGGACGCGCCCTTCGAAAAGCCGCGCAACGTGGTGGGCTTTACGAAATCACAGCCTGTGGACGTGATGGAGGCCGCGCTGAAGGAACATCACGAGGTGACCCCGGAGGCGCTGAAGGAACTGGCCACCGCACGGTCCAAGGCCGTGCGCGACAAGCTGCTGGAAATCGATCCGACGCTGGGCGAGCGGGTGTTTTTGGCGGGGGCCAAGGTGGCGCCTGCTGCTGGCGGGAATGGTGGGACTGGTGGGGATGGCGCCAAGGGCGGAGGGAGCAGGGTTAATCTGGGATTGCAGTAG
- the dnaB gene encoding replicative DNA helicase, which produces MPQNPSWKPSRKPRPNSHSDSDAASAYQGGGGAPDPTERASADLLRRVPPHSTEAEQAVLGGILLRNSVLHSVVDTLRPEDFYLPAHQQIYDACLELYRRNAPIDLVTMAEYLQSQSRLEGVGGAVYLAELAQSTISAANAEHYSTIVRDKSLLRSLIGAGSEIISNCYDASREVQKLLDESEQAVFAISERVSGKMFRSAKELVNKVFEDLVKRCDRKEVVTGVTTGFVQLDQMTSGLQPSDLIIVAARPSMGKTAFALNMCLRAAVNQNVPVAVYSLEMSMEQLVMRMLCSLGKVDLSKVRKGFLDDEDWQRLYHAADVLSQAPIYIDDTPAITTLELRARTRRLRAERGVGLVMVDYLQLMRSARRVDSRELEISEISRSLKALAKELTIPVIALSQLNRKVEERTNKRPMLSDLRESGAIEQDADVIMFIYRDDAYNKRDDNPRKGIAEIIIGKQRNGPVGVAELAYLASHTAFEDLTFVPPPPSEGYGD; this is translated from the coding sequence ATGCCGCAGAACCCGTCGTGGAAGCCGAGCCGGAAACCCCGGCCGAATAGCCACTCCGATTCCGACGCCGCCTCCGCCTATCAGGGCGGGGGCGGCGCTCCCGATCCGACGGAACGCGCTTCCGCCGATCTGTTGCGCCGAGTCCCCCCGCACAGCACCGAAGCCGAACAGGCCGTGCTCGGGGGGATTCTGCTTCGCAACTCCGTGCTGCATTCCGTGGTCGACACGCTGCGCCCGGAAGACTTCTACCTGCCCGCCCACCAGCAGATCTACGACGCGTGCCTGGAACTGTACCGGCGCAACGCCCCCATCGACCTCGTGACCATGGCGGAATACCTGCAATCGCAGAGCCGTCTGGAAGGGGTGGGCGGGGCCGTGTACCTGGCGGAACTGGCCCAGTCCACCATCAGCGCCGCCAACGCAGAGCACTATTCCACCATCGTGCGCGACAAGTCGCTGTTGCGTTCGCTGATCGGCGCGGGTTCCGAGATCATCAGCAACTGCTACGACGCCTCGCGCGAGGTGCAGAAGCTGCTGGACGAATCGGAGCAGGCGGTGTTCGCCATTTCCGAGCGGGTCAGCGGCAAGATGTTCCGCAGCGCCAAGGAACTGGTGAACAAGGTCTTCGAAGACCTTGTGAAGCGCTGCGACCGCAAGGAAGTGGTCACCGGCGTCACCACCGGCTTCGTGCAGCTGGACCAGATGACCTCGGGCCTGCAACCGTCGGACCTGATCATCGTGGCCGCGCGCCCCTCCATGGGCAAGACCGCCTTCGCCCTGAACATGTGCCTGCGCGCCGCCGTGAACCAGAACGTGCCGGTGGCGGTGTACTCCCTGGAAATGTCCATGGAGCAGCTGGTCATGCGCATGCTCTGCTCGCTGGGCAAGGTGGACCTGTCCAAGGTGCGCAAGGGCTTCCTGGACGACGAGGACTGGCAGCGCCTGTACCACGCCGCCGACGTGCTGTCGCAGGCGCCCATCTACATCGACGACACGCCCGCCATCACCACCCTGGAACTGCGTGCCCGCACCCGCCGCCTGCGTGCCGAGCGCGGCGTGGGCCTGGTCATGGTGGACTACCTGCAGCTGATGCGTTCCGCCCGCCGGGTGGATTCGCGCGAACTGGAAATTTCGGAAATCTCGCGTTCGCTGAAGGCCCTGGCCAAGGAATTGACCATCCCGGTCATTGCCCTGTCGCAGCTGAACCGCAAGGTGGAAGAGCGCACCAACAAGCGCCCCATGCTTTCGGACTTGCGCGAATCGGGCGCCATCGAGCAGGACGCGGACGTGATCATGTTCATCTACCGCGACGATGCCTACAACAAGCGCGACGACAACCCGCGCAAGGGCATCGCGGAAATCATCATCGGCAAGCAGCGCAACGGGCCCGTGGGCGTTGCCGAGCTTGCCTACCTGGCCTCGCACACCGCGTTCGAGGATTTGACGTTCGTTCCGCCGCCGCCCTCCGAGGGGTACGGGGATTGA
- the rplI gene encoding 50S ribosomal protein L9 has protein sequence MKLILRADVENLGRLGDVVTVKPGFGRNFLLPQGLAMLASDANLKAFELERKKLQAKMDALRTAASDLSAKIAATELVIPVRVGENDKLYGSVTTAIIGDALAEKGVDIDRRRILLDAAIRTLGTHEVRVRLHADVVATLNVKVVAEDKVSDAAEPVVEAEPETPAE, from the coding sequence ATGAAGCTGATCCTTCGTGCAGACGTTGAAAACCTGGGCCGCCTCGGCGACGTCGTCACCGTGAAGCCCGGTTTCGGCCGCAACTTCCTGCTGCCGCAGGGCCTGGCCATGCTGGCCTCCGATGCCAACCTGAAGGCGTTCGAACTGGAGCGCAAGAAGCTTCAGGCCAAGATGGACGCCCTGCGCACCGCAGCCTCCGACCTGTCCGCCAAGATCGCCGCCACCGAACTGGTGATCCCCGTGCGCGTGGGCGAAAACGACAAGCTCTACGGTTCCGTCACCACCGCCATCATCGGTGATGCGCTGGCCGAGAAGGGCGTGGACATCGACCGTCGCCGCATTCTGCTCGACGCCGCCATCCGCACCCTGGGCACGCACGAAGTGCGCGTCCGCCTGCATGCCGACGTGGTGGCCACCCTGAACGTCAAGGTTGTTGCCGAAGACAAGGTGAGCGATGCCGCAGAACCCGTCGTGGAAGCCGAGCCGGAAACCCCGGCCGAATAG
- the rpsR gene encoding 30S ribosomal protein S18 encodes MAFKKKFTPRRKFCRFCADKDLPLDYKRADILRDFITERGKIIARRITGTCAHHQRLLTREIKRARQMALLFYTAGHSSDVKKKSQI; translated from the coding sequence ATGGCCTTCAAGAAAAAGTTCACCCCGCGTCGCAAGTTCTGCCGCTTCTGCGCCGACAAGGACCTGCCCCTCGATTACAAGCGCGCCGACATCCTGCGCGACTTCATCACCGAGCGCGGCAAGATCATCGCCCGCCGCATCACCGGCACCTGCGCCCATCACCAGCGTCTGCTCACCCGTGAAATCAAGCGCGCCCGCCAGATGGCCCTCTTGTTCTACACCGCGGGCCACTCCAGCGACGTCAAGAAAAAGAGCCAGATCTAG
- the rpsF gene encoding 30S ribosomal protein S6 codes for MRKFETLLLLSPELAADAREALLGTLTGVVEREQGKMVAADHWGMRDLAYPVQKHMRGYYVRLEYLAPGEAVAEVERNIRISDGIFKFVTVKLADAVEEVA; via the coding sequence ATGAGGAAGTTTGAAACGCTGCTGCTCCTTTCCCCGGAGCTGGCCGCGGATGCCCGCGAGGCGCTGCTTGGCACCCTCACCGGCGTCGTAGAGCGTGAACAGGGCAAGATGGTCGCCGCCGACCACTGGGGCATGCGCGACCTCGCCTACCCCGTGCAGAAGCACATGCGCGGCTACTACGTGCGCCTCGAATACCTCGCCCCCGGCGAGGCCGTGGCCGAAGTGGAACGCAACATCCGCATCTCCGACGGCATCTTCAAGTTCGTTACCGTCAAGCTGGCCGACGCGGTCGAGGAGGTTGCATAA
- the alr gene encoding alanine racemase, with amino-acid sequence MSIAYNKIAVRVRLGALRRNFETLRRMAPAAMPVIKSDAYGHGLLPVARTLEAAGADAFAAGTVGECAQLRDGGIPGRIVALLGATDAADAECCVARSIVPAVYSADQLEMLAGRAAPGQQVDIALKFDTGMARLGFSEADLPALLDRLHARPMLRPVLVMSHLAVSDDPSRADFTRQQGETYGRILAGVRADWPAAQGSLANSAALLAHPELHFDVQRPGIALYGANPLRGTAQEHLGDGLQPAMDVAAPILQVHPLPAGRSISYGRTFTAPRDMTVAIVATGYADAYSRGLSGKGAMTVHGRRVPILGRVCMQMTAVDVTDVPGVAAGDDAYLLGGPGEALTPDELADLWGTISYEVLCLLGMNPRTHRE; translated from the coding sequence ATGAGCATTGCCTACAACAAGATAGCCGTCCGCGTGCGCCTTGGCGCGCTGCGCCGCAATTTCGAAACGCTGCGCCGCATGGCCCCCGCCGCCATGCCAGTGATCAAGTCCGACGCATACGGACACGGCCTGCTGCCCGTGGCCCGTACCTTGGAAGCCGCCGGGGCCGACGCCTTTGCCGCGGGCACCGTGGGTGAATGCGCCCAACTGCGCGACGGCGGCATTCCCGGCCGCATCGTGGCCCTGCTGGGCGCCACGGACGCCGCCGACGCCGAATGCTGCGTGGCCCGGTCCATCGTGCCCGCCGTGTATTCCGCCGACCAGCTGGAAATGCTGGCGGGGCGGGCGGCCCCCGGCCAGCAGGTGGACATTGCCCTCAAGTTCGATACCGGCATGGCCCGCCTGGGCTTTTCAGAAGCCGACCTGCCCGCCCTGCTCGACCGGCTGCACGCCAGGCCCATGCTGCGCCCGGTGCTGGTCATGTCCCACCTGGCCGTGTCCGACGATCCCTCGCGGGCCGACTTCACCCGGCAGCAGGGCGAAACCTATGGGCGCATCCTGGCCGGGGTGCGCGCCGACTGGCCCGCCGCGCAGGGCTCGCTGGCCAATTCCGCCGCGCTGCTGGCCCACCCGGAACTGCACTTCGACGTACAGCGTCCCGGCATTGCCCTGTACGGGGCGAACCCGCTGCGCGGCACCGCGCAAGAGCACCTTGGCGACGGCCTGCAACCGGCCATGGACGTGGCCGCGCCCATCCTGCAGGTGCACCCGCTGCCCGCCGGGCGCAGCATCAGCTATGGCCGCACCTTCACCGCCCCGCGCGACATGACCGTGGCCATCGTGGCCACCGGCTACGCCGACGCCTACAGCCGCGGACTTTCCGGCAAGGGCGCCATGACCGTGCATGGCCGCCGCGTGCCCATCCTGGGCCGGGTGTGCATGCAGATGACCGCCGTGGACGTGACCGACGTGCCCGGCGTGGCCGCAGGTGACGACGCCTACCTGCTGGGCGGCCCCGGCGAGGCCCTGACGCCCGACGAACTGGCCGACCTGTGGGGCACCATATCCTACGAGGTGCTGTGCCTGCTGGGCATGAACCCGCGCACCCACAGGGAATAG